CAGAGCGCCTCaatcatgtttttgtttatgttctgcaatttcctcaaagcttctataaatttccaaatggttgggtgttgcattgataacatcctgtttattagattgtggtgaccttcaactttgttgttggttctggCTTCGCCATTTAACACCCGAACATGGACGTTCCAGAAGTCATGTGAATATGGCGGGTCTCTTCGGAGCTGAGTTCGAAAGCGACGCCCGATGTAAGTACGCtcaaagtagtcgagaagCGGAAGCATTTCATCAGGCACAACTTCCTCTAATGTTTCAAAAGcatgaattagaattttgaccttttgacggccaatttgtcgccggttaatttgatcgccggccaatttatcgacggttaattttatcgccggccagtttacgtcacggttaatttgatcgccggccaatttgttgccggtcagttgtccactaccagttgtcgccggtgagtttgttcacggccatatgtcgtgatcccCCTCTACCTTATGCATGTACAATATGCCCCAATCTGACACTTTTAACCGGATCCACAGAACAGGAGCGAATGTCGTTAATACTTCGCTTAAATGCATTACTAGGGCGGCACAACTGGGTATATGAACGAGCCACATTAATGCAAATAATGTATTACTGGGCTTAACAAGCGTTCgaaccaacaacaaaacatcttGAAAGCAACTTTGTTGATAAACTGTTGCGTGAACCTTGTATGGCGCATCACGAGGTCTACAACTGTGGCGAAATTTTATAGAAATTAAAACACGCTCAAATGCAACCACAAACTTTCAAGTAACAAGTCATAATGTGTTCAGTCATCAAGTTGAAACCAAAGATGAATTAAACGAGAAGTTtagaaaatacattttataCAAATACATTCATACAATGCTTCTATAGAGCGGCGGGAGATTAACTTTTTACGAAGATTTCTATGTACAAACTGaaacaaactaaaaagaaATAACGACGTCATCACTAGTTACGTTACAATCATCTCTGTGCCTGAAGCGAGGTAAACAATCCAACATAGACCTTGGGCCTCTGAAAAGTaaataagttgtaaaaatAACGAGGATAAATGCGAGTTTAATTTAAGCAGATTCCTTTCTATGGAAACATTACAGCGCTGTTATTGGGGTTCATGATGAGCCTTAAATGTGCTACGACCGTGCATTTGCAGGGTCACATCATCTTATTTCCAGTTAGCATTCTGTTTTCGCCTCATCTACGCCACTGAcaaagaacaaacaaaatgacGCGATTGAAAAGAAATCGCAAACAATCACTTGTTTGCGTTGATGACGTATGCAAGCACGTGATACTCACAGAAGTTGTGAGCTTGTTGAGAGCTCGCTGGAGCTTTTCTCTCTCCTCCTGGTTCGCGCATCTCCGTCCTCCGCGATCATCCGAGAAGCAGGCATACAACAACAGCTTGTCCTTGATCACGGGCAGCAAGGAGATGATCTGGTCGATTGAGTTTGACGTCAGGTCGTTAAAGCCGATGTTCAGCTTTCGGATCTGTCAATCATcgtcataattataataaaagaGACGTCACGGGGTTTGACGTCATTATTACTTGCACCACGCGTATTGTCATGGCAATCGAGGTGATGAAAATGGCAAACTATAACCATGAGTGACGTGGTACAGATCAAACCAATGATTAATTGATTGAAAGCGAGCAGTGAGGCACGTGACAAAGCTAAGATGTTAATGTTTTGGTAAATTTCGTCCCATAGTTGTTCAACAATttgattttcaacaattttaaacAGAGACATGGGTGTTGTTGGCGCCTTTGCCCGACACCTGGTATTTTCAATTCTCTTTCACCTCACCGCAATGTCAACAATCGACATCATATTTCTACCTGTGTCTTTCTCATCTTCTTTAATGTCAAGGCGATGATGTTGAAAGACTGATGCTGGATTCCGCACTCGAACAAGTCCAGGATCTCGACCTGCTTCTCCACATTCTTCAAGACATAGCAAAGAGCTGATATCTGGTCGATGTCGAGGGTCACGCGCGACAAGTCGAGTCTTGTCGGGAAATATTCAGCCGCACCTAGCAGCTCATGCGACTTCCAAATATGGACATAGATGTCCAACAACTTGGTCCGGTTATCTGATGCGAAAAAGACATCTTATAGCTAAATatgaaaagtaaaactttgcaACATTCAATAAATCCCCATTTATTTCTAGTTGACTTTTATTGATAATAAGAATGCACAAGACTTGAACTGTTTAAACTTTGCAAAGATCAGAATTCTTTCTAATTCTACATCTGTTTGACATATTCAAATATCTACAATGAGGACCTCGATCAATTTCATCTGCAAATGTTCTCAGATGGTCACTGATGTTGTCTTCGTTGAAATCTAATTCTTCTTTCTTGGCGACCTCTACAAGAATAAGAGCAGTGGCATAATTTTCTAAATTCACAAGAATTTGTGAATTATTATTGGGGCAAAATACTGGGTGTAGCAAATCATTTGTAAAATGACATAGAAGTGCCAAAGCACgaattaaaatgaataaaatgttttctactaTTTTGGTTCTGGTATATAttcattttatgatttttggtTGGAATTCCCAATTCTTAGCATAGATTAaatacattatatatatacatatagcTCCTCCACCTCCTCCGTCGGTGTCCAGCAAGCCCTGGTTCTTTGACCACGTCGCCCATCGACCCTCTTCTTGCGATGTCTTTGTCTCAAAAACAacatcttcttcttcttcaacATCCTTCTTGTTCGTGGACAACGCT
The Clavelina lepadiformis chromosome 4, kaClaLepa1.1, whole genome shotgun sequence DNA segment above includes these coding regions:
- the LOC143452169 gene encoding uncharacterized protein LOC143452169 isoform X2; its protein translation is MISYNWDDSIDVARKICDRLTTAGYNVWIDKGQMKGNIYEKMAEGVENAIIVLIFVSPHYETSEHAQREASLAADLHKRIIPIRVQQDHKPSSWLRLITAGQFYHDFSFGSFDDNFKDLLDSIASTPGVENIRSDNFAALSTNKKDVEEEEDVVFETKTSQEEGRWATWSKNQGLLDTDGGEVAKKEELDFNEDNISDHLRTFADEIDRDNRTKLLDIYVHIWKSHELLGAAEYFPTRLDLSRVTLDIDQISALCYVLKNVEKQVEILDLFECGIQHQSFNIIALTLKKMRKTQIRKLNIGFNDLTSNSIDQIISLLPVIKDKLLLYACFSDDRGGRRCANQEEREKLQRALNKLTTSRPKVYVGLFTSLQAQR
- the LOC143452169 gene encoding uncharacterized protein LOC143452169 isoform X1; this translates as MEVSEEAVGENVEKKQQHIMISYNWDDSIDVARKICDRLTTAGYNVWIDKGQMKGNIYEKMAEGVENAIIVLIFVSPHYETSEHAQREASLAADLHKRIIPIRVQQDHKPSSWLRLITAGQFYHDFSFGSFDDNFKDLLDSIASTPGVENIRSDNFAALSTNKKDVEEEEDVVFETKTSQEEGRWATWSKNQGLLDTDGGEVAKKEELDFNEDNISDHLRTFADEIDRDNRTKLLDIYVHIWKSHELLGAAEYFPTRLDLSRVTLDIDQISALCYVLKNVEKQVEILDLFECGIQHQSFNIIALTLKKMRKTQIRKLNIGFNDLTSNSIDQIISLLPVIKDKLLLYACFSDDRGGRRCANQEEREKLQRALNKLTTSRPKVYVGLFTSLQAQR